From a single Podarcis raffonei isolate rPodRaf1 chromosome 10, rPodRaf1.pri, whole genome shotgun sequence genomic region:
- the CSDC2 gene encoding cold shock domain-containing protein C2, producing MSSDQTSQSTVPPLHSPKSPVWPIFPFNREGSRICERGAHLLRDLPSPLPTKRTRTYSATARASAGPVYKGVCKQFSRSQGHGFITPESGTEDIFVHVSDIEGEYVPVEGDEVTYKICPIPPKNQKFQAVEVVLTHLAPHTKHETWSGQIIGS from the exons ATGTCATCTGACCAGACTTCTCAGTCCACTGTGCCACCTCTCCACTCTCCAAAGTCACCTGTGTGGCcaattttcccttttaacagaGAGGGAAGCCGGATCTGTGAGAGAGGTGCCCACCTTCTTCGGGACTTACCCAGCCCACTTCCCACAAAAAGAACCAGGACATACTCTGC GACGGCTCGTGCTTCCGCTGGTCCTGTCTACAAGGGTGTATGTAAGCAGTTTTCACGCTCCCAAGGCCACGGCTTCATCACCCCAGAGAGTGGCACAGAGGACATATTTGTACATGTGTCTGA caTCGAGGGGGAATATGTTCCAGTAGAAGGAGATGAGGTCACATACAAAATCTGCCCCATCCCACCAAAGAACCAGAAGTTCCAGGCTGTGGAGGTGGTGCTTACCCATTTAGCTCCACACACAAAGCATGAAACGTGGTCTGGCCAAATCATTGGATCGTAA